Genomic segment of Vicinamibacterales bacterium:
TCCTCGATCGGCTCCGCGACCGCTTCGACTTCATCCTCATCGACACGCCTCCGTCGCTGGGGCTACTCACGCTCAACACGCTCGTCGCCGCCGACGCTGTCCTCATTCCCTTGAACTGCGAATACTTCGCGCTCGAGGGTCTCGCCGATCTCATCGCCACGCTGCGCCGCGTCCGCAGTGCGTTCAACCCCTCGCTCGACATCGCCGGGGTGCTGATGACGATGTACGACGAGCGCACCAACCTCGGCCAACAGGTCTCGCACGACATCCGCGAGTTCTTCCAGGATCGCGTCTACACGACCGTGATCCCCCGCAACGTCCGACTCGGCGAAGCGCCCAGCCACGGGCTGCCCGCGATCCTCTACGACGTCAAATCACGCGGCTCCGAGGCGTATCTCGCGCTGGCGCGCGAAGTGCTCGCGCGCGAATCCGCCGCCGCCCCCCAGACGGAGCACCATCATGGCTGACAAACGCCCCGCACTCGGCCGCGGCCTGAGCGCTCTCATCCCCGACCTGCCGCCGGCGGCACCCGCCGCCGGAGAGCGCGCGCTCGACGTCGATCTCGATCAACTGCGCCCCAACCGGTTCCAGCCGCGCACGCAGATGGACGACGAGCGCATCGACGAGCTGTCGCGCTCGATCCGCAGCAACGGCATCATCCAGCCGATCGTCGTCCGACGCGTCGCCGGCGAGGCCGAGCGCTACGAAATCATCGCCGGCGAGCGGCGCTGGCGCGCCGCGCAGCGCGCCGGCCTGATGAAGGTGCCCGTGGTCGTCCGTGACATTCCGGAGAACCGCCTGCTCGCCGTTGCGCTCATCGAAAACATCCAGCGCGAGAACCTGAATCCGATTGAAGAGGCGGTCGCCTACCGCCGTCTTGC
This window contains:
- a CDS encoding ParA family protein, whose protein sequence is MARILSVANQKGGVGKTTTTINLATALAIAEQRILVVDMDPQANLTSGLGLKGQAGSAGTIYQALTAAGPLDDPAPFLLETRVKNLWLIPADRNLTGAEVELVTLPDRERRLRDLLDRLRDRFDFILIDTPPSLGLLTLNTLVAADAVLIPLNCEYFALEGLADLIATLRRVRSAFNPSLDIAGVLMTMYDERTNLGQQVSHDIREFFQDRVYTTVIPRNVRLGEAPSHGLPAILYDVKSRGSEAYLALAREVLARESAAAPQTEHHHG